ggGAAGAGGGAGATGTCAATACACATTGAAAAGAATGATGTGTTCTTTAGAGGTTGAAAGAAGACACTTAGTGCATAGTTTAAAGGCCTTGAACATATTTTACAATGTCTAAAAGGCAAACAAAATCAAACGACATAAATGAGATATTTACAAAATAGCACCTTCAAATTGAGACAATATATAGTATGCATAATAACTGCTACTTAGATGCAAGTTgtcaataatgaaaaataattccTTAAAGAAGGATTACTATTTTGGTAAAAGGATCAttgttacaattttaaaatgtaaacatatttacaaaatttaatgcccttatgtttttatattgaaCCAGGAAGACTTGAAATTCAATGTGAACATGCCCAAAATATGACAAATTATAACAATGACGCTTCACAATCTAAGGCCTTTTAGTCTGTTGAGGGGTCCAGATTTTGAAGGCTTCCTTTCTTTTGGCTTCAATGTAACAACTGCAGCTTCTGATTCAGGTGTAGGAAAACGTTGTGCATAGATCGTTGGGTATGTTCTTTGAAACTTGTACatgcaacaacaaaaattacaattaatgtttttgaaaaaaaaaagatttaataagTAATAGATGTGTAGGCTACACATGAATCTTATAAGACCAAACCAGATTAACAAAGACAGTTGACAAGAAAAGTGAGACAGATTATCATATAGACATAAAGTAAACAGAGCTGCTGTGGAAAGGAAGCAAAGAGAAACTTCCTGCTGGGTTTTTAGAGATTttaggtaaaacaaaaaatcttattaGAGACATAGACACTTAAATGGTTTTAAAGATGCACAACCAACACTTGGACTCAATATTTCAatgaaaactttaaaatgtgGAGTATTTACCAGAGAGCATGTTTTTtccttaacattttttaaagaacacaTATTGTTACTGGATccataataacattttttgtcCACAGTACATCACAGACTGACAGAATGACAAAATATATGATACAAACCCATCAATAAACAGTATTCTCAAGAAACTTCTTGTTTCTGCCTTGATTGGCTTTAATTGAAAAGTAGCTTTCAATGCTACCAGTACTAATGGTAAGTAAAGAAAGCACATTTCTCTCTCAGTTCTCTCTAAGTCTCTTCCTTTTTGAAGTTCTccattttaaattgtttgtttgacattttatttttaaaaattgtttttataagtGAACAGTAACGTTacctgtttcaaatgttttttctttgtttttgtgtcCAAATGATCATTGGCAACAATCCCCTCCAACAGCTGGGCCAGTGCAGACTGTGAGGTTGATATCCTTTGATTCTCATAGTCAGTGACAGTTGTCTGCTGGCAGAATCTGACAGTTCTGTCAGGTCTTGGTGAATAGACAACCTTTAAACACATTGTGaattaatgaaataatattttttattaaactgaAAATTTAGTTGTATTTGAGAATATAATGACTTACACCACATGTGAAATGATGCTCAGGACAGCAGACAAAAGTTGAGGAGACTACAACAATAATTTAAGAATGAATGCTGGTGCCATACCAATAGACAAATTTATGTTTCagcataaaaaataatttggccCTCTACTACAAATGCCCACTAATCAAATATCATCAATTCACAGCCTCATCATAGTTCAACATGGAAATCATCTATGGAATATCTTTACCTATCAAAAAACTATGTAAAAATGATTTCACTAGACTTTATTGCGCTGTAAGAGTGATTTTTGCAGTGTGCTGTACACTTGTACTACCTTTAAAATTTAATCTACAAGTGGTTCAGGATACAGGCGCTGAGAGTTAAAGTGGTTGACTTCTAAACTGagaggtcccgggtttgaatctctgtgaagactgaaatttttagtgcgcccctgagtccattcagatctaatgagtacctgacattagtaggggaaagtaaaggtgattggtcattgtgctggccacatgacacccacaaTAACGATCAGCCATAGAAACTGATGGCCACATCTGCCCTCTaaatagcaaggtctgaaaggggtactttacttttattcagGATACACAAATACCACACAACagtaaattatgaaaacaaatgCAGACTTCAATAAGTTAATTCCCTAGCCGCTTGGgttttattaaaattagttttatttaatattttccaACATTCTATTTTgatagtattaaaaaaacaacaacaatatatgGGTAGCACTAAGCATTTATGATTCCTACTTGTGGTCTCTGCATTATCTTGAGTCTGTTGCTAACTTGAGCTTTAATTTCTGAAGGCGGAGTGAAGATATCATCATAGAAATCTAGCATGAAGGACACCAGCTGTAAGACAAGTACATTGTCCAGTTCACTGTCTTCTTGAGAATGAATGATTCCTTTGTAAAAAGTACTTAAGAGCTGCAATaagatcaaaaaaaaatattgttctatCACATCCAGAGTCACcaattttttaacataataataataataataataaaaaagcatCAGTGTGTGTCGTAAATACATATGATGGCTATTTGTCTTACCAAACTTCGCGTTGTCTGGGTATAATCAAGAAAGAGGTTTGGGTTCGAATTCATTTTAGTCATCATTTTAAACAGAAGGTGAAGTTTTCTTCTGTTGGCAGGGGGCAGAAGAAGGCTGACCATTTGTAGAGAATTTTTAGCCCTCTCTTCAAAAAGTCCATTTCTGGGAACTGGAATgggtaaaagaaaaacaaattaatttagtgttaattaaatgaaatgattGCTATCAAtatttaaagacaatacctttttttttttaaagctagcaatgaatttaaaattgtttttcaaaatacgaatgtatttattaacaaacgcgaaaaaaaaaagtttctgaaCCTCCTGTATCGCAAACTTGTGATTTTATAGTACAAGCtttcaatagcttttttttttgcaagataatactgtgtgtgtgtatatatatatataaataataatgttaatgaGTATATGTTATAGAATATCTGTTAATGCAAATATGTAAATTTATGTATCTATTAagataaggtaaaaaaaaaaaagtacttacaGTTCAAGAAATTATTTTCACAACTCTGAACTTTATTAGTGCTAAAGAATGGGGTTATGTATGACAAATGGAGATCTGGTGTGACAGCATGACTTTTAGGTGACAGAAGATGAGTGGAAACTGTATCAGAGTAAGGCCTGGGAAGTGATGCCTCACCATTTTCTATTACTGGCAAGTTCTCTGTTGTCACAGCTAGAGAAGACCCTTTCTCAGCTTCAGTCAGTGAAACAGGTCTTTGTCTCTGAGTTCTGTTTCTTCTAAGCAAAGAGGTACCCTCTTCTTCTGATGATTTTACAGGCCTGTAACCAGGGCCATAAGCTTTTACTAAAGAAGGTGTCCTGGAAATCTGTGTGAGACTCTTGTTAGGGCCTAGGCTACCTGATGCAGGAGACGAAGAAACAGAGTGGCTCATGTCTTTTTCACACAGTTCCATATCATTTAAATTTTGGTGACTCAGACTTTTTTTCTTGCTTATACTCTCATTGTGTGATATAAAACTTGAATGTCTATTGACGCTAGTGTAACTTGTGTTATGCTTTATATTAAGTAGGCTTTTGTTTTCTGTCATGTCACATGACTGATTTGTCACATCATATTGTGACTTACTCCTGGGTAAAAATTTGTGAGGTGGGCTTTGTATCTGATTGACTTGTGAACTCCCTGGTGACCTCTCAAGGTCAGCACTGGTTTGCTTTTCTTTATTCCCAGTGCGATCAAGAGGCAGCTGATATAAATCATCCTCTTCATCGTGACCATAATCTGTGGTCATACCATTCTGGTAAAATATTCTTGTCACTGTCCGGTTATCAGGCCCAAATGCTGTTTCATATCTTGACACTTTCAGATTGGGTGTGGATCCATATTTTCTAATAGTTGACCGATCTAGGTGTGACACTGGCCAAGCTTCACCAGCTGAATGAGTGGTTTTGGACAAGGCGTGGCAGCTTTTAAACGATGTCATAGTTGGAAAGATGTCCACATTAGGAAAATGGTCAGTACTTTTGTGACCCTCACGAATTTTGTCCATGCCATCAGTACTTGGGAAAACTTTCCTGTTGTTGTAACTTAAATAGGATTTATCCATGTGACTGACAAATCGCAGGTCTTCTTGAGTACCAAAGTGTTGGCGAGACAGGCCAATCGACTGCAGATCCTCATTGGTGCCAAATGTATGATCAGTGTTATCCAGCAAGCAGTACTTTCGAGTGAAATTCAGGATAATGTTTTCCAACGAGGCAGAGGTCCACAGGCTACTGCCCATGCTTGCCTCTCCTTGACCAGTGTGATGAGGGGAGGAGTGTCTAGGTTGACTGTTGCCTGCCAttactgaaacaaacaaaaaaatgcctattaataaagaaaacttaaaacaaGGTTTATTGGGTGAATATTACATTCTGCATGAATGTAGAATTAAATCTGTGTTGAGACAGAAAAGTTGTATTTACTGATATTAACATAGTGCTCAATATGATACTTACCAAAAACATTTATGAAGACATCATAATATATGTAGGGTATGAGGGGTTCATCTAGCCCAAGAAAATAGTCTTTGACAACACCAAAAACATCTTTCTCGAATCCTGGATAATTAGGTAACCCTGGCTCTGGTGGTTCCGGCCCTAAACACAGATACAATTAATAGATTTGATAAATATGTTTAGATTTAGATTGCAATCAcaagaatttagatctaaacaaaattgaaaactttaacccaatagctcctatttccAGTTTGAAAAGAGTCTATGCATAGAGGTagctctaaatttttttttaaattttatcatgaaaaaaacaacaacaacattggaacattctttttacaataatataaacatatatagaaataaaaataggaaaatatgtctagttttgaaacaatatataataatatataaaatgggataatttatatttttaaatttaatatcttTAGATAAAAcaagcctttaaaaaaagtacTCAATTTCCTAGGTAtactttcattttataaaattgcagaaaataaaaatagctataCACATTcagttttcattaaaaaaaaaatcgcaatGCTTGTGTTCTCATTCTGAACAAGACTCgcataaaagtttttaaaaaggcttCTAACTTTCTGTTGCATTAGGTATATACCAAAAACAATGCATCCTAATGCTTGGATTAAgtaaaaaacttgaaagaatGAAAATCAAGGAAGAtagttaaataattttaaaaaaactgatGAAGAAGaaatgtataataaaaaaataaatggagtATTTACAGCGAGCCAAACATTTCATGGCAGACATGACCCATTGAGGTAGGTGGTCTTTGGCATCCAAATTGGTCACTATGCCACTTTTGTTCAGATATATGCAATTGTGCATAATATTATAGCCATCAATTTCCTCTTCTGTGATGATGCCAGTCAGCTGTCTCACACTTAAAGTTTTTTGAAGCCTGGCagaaaatagaaatacattACTAGTTAGAGTTACAGCACAACATCAGTCTACAACGAGGGGAAATGAAGATGATAATCCAAACCAAATAATAActtaataatttgtaaaaaaataatatatatatccattcaaacttttaaacataaatgttttagaaGAAAATCAAACACCTGtgaataaaaatagttttccaAGTGTCCTTGATCTCTCGAGTTGTTAAAATTCTAGTCACAAGATGGCAGGGTGGGTAACTTTCTTTCTCTGTGTCTTGTTTGTTCCTTTCCTCCTCTTTCacacctttttcttttttaagaattgatATTTTTCTGCTAAGTTTGGATATTGGCTTCTGTTCCACAGTACATGCAACTTCTTTTGCTTGAAAAGGGGCATCCTTATCTTTATGATAAAGTGGTTTTTCAGGCTTATTGATTGAATGATCTTTTAGTGGAGGCCTGTTGATGCCAGAATCATTTCTTGGAGCAAGTGGAAGGCGATAAATTTTCATCTTTGATGGAGATGCTGGCAAAAATCTagttaataaacaaaatttacattttttgaaaGTAATCATCACTAAATTTCTTATTGcttacaaattaaatattatatgtatGTAGCACTGCaagttagaatttttttttaaagtttcaggATTACATGACCACCTATGTTTAATAGACAATCGACATTATGAAAAATCGGGGCACTTGGTGACACTTTTGAGTGATAACATAGTAAGATAAATTCTGCTATACCTATTGTATGgttctttttttcaaaactgatgtaaaataaaaagcttCCATCAATGTATCAAATGAGTTTAAGCTAAAATAATTTGGGTTTTTtgctaattttaaaattgacatTTCAATGTATTAAGAAACTATGATGATGTGGTAGAGTTAGTGGCTACTGCGctaagatgtaataatcttcaatttaaatgaaacatccaaaaatgttacaaaacaaaagaatttgTCCAAATTTACCTGTAAAGTCTATTCTCTTGTACATCCTGCTTGTGGCGCATACTTTTTGTCACTTTCACTTCTTCGAAGATACCAGCTTTATAAAGTTTATTGAGCAAGGAAAGGGCTTTTTGTCTGTAATAGGTTTTAGGTTTTTCTTGATTTTAAAAGTGCATCAAAAAAAGTTATAGAGACGTGTCTTAAATATTTactgaaaaataaattctattcaTCAGGTTCAAGAAAGGTTTTCCAATTTAACATTATCAAACATTTAAATGAAACTCTTAGCTCACCTTGAAACCTCTTCATTAaagttattattgttttttagaTAATGCAGTAGCCATTCAGCAGCGGATGTTCCAGAAAAGCAATTATCAAAAGTCTTCATGTAACGTCTGTGTTTCCCACATGGAACATATTGGCGAAAGGCAAAAATCACATCATTCcactgagaaaaaaataattaattaagagTCTTTTAATGCAAAAGGGTATTAGGATGGGATAATATAAGGATTAGCTACAATGCTctgataaatgtttaaaaatcttaacattttttaagtCCAGTGTATGTCTTTGATTTTAAACATCtcaatttatattattttttaaattaatattagagtataatctagatctagattagatttcaAATCTAGAGACAGAAATAGAGAACTATAAAAGAGTGTATATTCATTAATCCTGGAGATAtcttaatattattaaattaagtcacCCCATGATGCAGCGATCTGCACCGCCAGACATTTATAAGCAATTCTTGTTGATATCATCAAGTACTatgcattgtttaaaaaaaggcttAATCAACCTAGTGAAGATGATGCTGTCAAtgtgttattttacattataaatatatttataatgtaaaataacaccttgatataaatattataaagctgTGGAAGTTTCTACCAAACAGCATTCTAGAAAAAGGATTGAAGTCGTTTTACAAAAAATTGGATTAGCTGATTAGCTGTGAATGAATGATAGCAGCTGCATGTGAGataaagtaatgaaattaaaagtgTATTATAAGTTAAATAAGGTATACTTGTTCCAAATTTTAAGCTTccatagatagattagatcatGGAATCATggttataaagtataaagttatgatgagttaaagacaaaaattcattttttaaatcagtttttttttttttacatagaacctagatctatatttataataataatatagaatgaTAGAATAGTCCATAACTTCACTCCTATATAACATAAATTACATAGAAAGATAAACTTGGTGTCCTTGTAAACCTCTCAGCACCCCAATATCTACATAACTagaattaactagatctagatctacttgtcttttattttaaactagaattaCAAGATCTATCTCTAGACAGTTTCTGTTGATAGAGTTTATAGTTTATAGAGTCtctatatattttgtaaatattctaTAAAATCTATTATTTTAGTCAAGTATCTACtgtactagagtctagactagactctcactctatatagaagaaaaaaatggggTCTAGATAatttcatatataaataataattaatatatagatctagagatctagatctagagtctagataaagtaagatagtagatctagaatctatatgattaaattattttaaatatattatttaccaGACGTGTTGCTTTGTACGGTCCACAATAAGCAGAATCTTGTGTATTTCTTGTTAATTCCATGTTTAGAatctagacaatagatctagatctaccgtAGTAGCGAACTATTGACACTAGACTAgtctatagaatctagatctagatataataataataacttatcTTTAATAAATATAGAACCCTAGAAACGTGCTGaacacaaacatttttaatttcaaagcaacaacaacacttaaaaacaaaaccttttcCTTGATTGGATGGCTAAAAATATACAGAGCAAAGCCTCAAGTTTGATTGGATAGGTTAgatctattgtttttttgttttttttctttttaatgctgTGAAAAAATTACTTCcggaaatagaaaaacaacaacctgaaaGTGTTTTCACTTTATTGGACatctaagatctagatctagggatTTAATCCActctaaaaatctagatcattATACTTTATTATTCGGATTAAAATGTGTAGGCCTTGTCTATGTAGACATAAGAGTAACTAgggtagatctagataagtcaTCATAAGTCGATAAGGAGATTTACTTTTCTTCGTAGATCTCTTGTTAGTTAAGTTTATTTAAGTTAATAGTTTCTAAGTttgtctatagatctataataattcTCTAGCTAGAGTGCTAGACTATCGAGAAGTACATTAAATTACATTGATAACATCATTGTAacattagatctatctagatctaggtcattaGACCAGTTACTCAGTTACATGAGATGGTTAgtgtgatctagatctagttctaagttCTAGACTGATTGTTCTTTGCCGTTgtctactagatagatctattctatagctTAGTTTATTCTGAAAGTAGAATTTagcaaaaaaacatggcgatcaaAATGGAAGGTCCACTCAGTAAATGGACTAATGTTATGAAAGGTTGGCAATATCGTTGGTTTGTTTTGGATGATGAATCAGGTCTTCTGTCATATTACACTGTGAGTATTTATAATTTTGTGTTATAAAGCAGACAAAGTTGTTATCAAATGATAATggaattttctttaaaaaaattacagtaGTACTATCTATAAAGtataatcataatgataatcATTTCAATGTTAATCATGGATATTTAATCTAAtgtaataattgtaaaatgtaGATTCATAAGATTGTAGTAATACTAGATCTGGTAGTAGTAATAGTAATTGTAGATTTCTAGATTATATCAATGTCATTATTGAGTAGGCATACATGTAGACCTAATTACTAATTCATTTTTGTAAGTTATGTACTACACTGTAACAGTGACTGTGACTGTCTCACACTCAgactatagtgactatagtaggctatttttttttattaatattttgactactagatctatctataagaCTACTAGTAAGATAGATTAGATATACCAAAGGGGGTGGAGCATGTAATCTACATGATGGCTGTTGCAGTGGCTTAAATTAAATACTCTTGTATACCAATTGAGAATTGAGGCCAAATTATTTAGTGATATAATATTAAGTAATTACTAATTAGCTAGATTTATCAAGCTTTTAACTTTTAGGAACCCTGCTTTGTTATCAAGGCATTCAAGGCTATTGTACTCACAACcccaaaaataaagaaagatcactcttataTTCATGAACCGAAATTGGTGGTAttttaggtttaatttttttttaaaaaaaagctgttttatataaaaattgcACTTAAATTGTACTTTTACATCGCTATTGTGTATTTATTAACATTGTATAgccagcacactatttttccttggcacaatcTGCAAAAGACAGAAAAGAGCTCACTGCTCAAAGCTGGctagaaaaagaagaatagccagcacataaaaaaaaaagttaagctaAATATTTGAATACAAAGACCTTTACTTGTGAATAGTATACATTACCATCCTTTTGACTTGCAACAGTCAACTTAAagatatatctgcaagagcaaCCTACCAGTTTAAACCTTTATTTACTTCCCTTTCCTGCTTTACAATTGGGGGGTGGGGTGAAGATAACCTCATTAAGGTTTGTTGTCTATAaagataacattttcttttagaaGTTTGGTTTTCTCAAGTTTTCTGTAACAATATAAAAAGATTGATTCAGATCAGTCACCAGCTACAAAGGAGTTTTATAGCTATGCTCTTGCTG
The DNA window shown above is from Biomphalaria glabrata chromosome 5, xgBioGlab47.1, whole genome shotgun sequence and carries:
- the LOC106064318 gene encoding DEP domain-containing protein 1A-like; protein product: MELTRNTQDSAYCGPYKATRLWNDVIFAFRQYVPCGKHRRYMKTFDNCFSGTSAAEWLLHYLKNNNNFNEEVSRQKALSLLNKLYKAGIFEEVKVTKSMRHKQDVQENRLYRFLPASPSKMKIYRLPLAPRNDSGINRPPLKDHSINKPEKPLYHKDKDAPFQAKEVACTVEQKPISKLSRKISILKKEKGVKEEERNKQDTEKESYPPCHLVTRILTTREIKDTWKTIFIHRLQKTLSVRQLTGIITEEEIDGYNIMHNCIYLNKSGIVTNLDAKDHLPQWVMSAMKCLARWPEPPEPGLPNYPGFEKDVFGVVKDYFLGLDEPLIPYIYYDVFINVFVMAGNSQPRHSSPHHTGQGEASMGSSLWTSASLENIILNFTRKYCLLDNTDHTFGTNEDLQSIGLSRQHFGTQEDLRFVSHMDKSYLSYNNRKVFPSTDGMDKIREGHKSTDHFPNVDIFPTMTSFKSCHALSKTTHSAGEAWPVSHLDRSTIRKYGSTPNLKVSRYETAFGPDNRTVTRIFYQNGMTTDYGHDEEDDLYQLPLDRTGNKEKQTSADLERSPGSSQVNQIQSPPHKFLPRSKSQYDVTNQSCDMTENKSLLNIKHNTSYTSVNRHSSFISHNESISKKKSLSHQNLNDMELCEKDMSHSVSSSPASGSLGPNKSLTQISRTPSLVKAYGPGYRPVKSSEEEGTSLLRRNRTQRQRPVSLTEAEKGSSLAVTTENLPVIENGEASLPRPYSDTVSTHLLSPKSHAVTPDLHLSYITPFFSTNKVQSCENNFLNFPRNGLFEERAKNSLQMVSLLLPPANRRKLHLLFKMMTKMNSNPNLFLDYTQTTRSLLLSTFYKGIIHSQEDSELDNVLVLQLVSFMLDFYDDIFTPPSEIKAQVSNRLKIMQRPQVVYSPRPDRTVRFCQQTTVTDYENQRISTSQSALAQLLEGIVANDHLDTKTKKKHLKQFQRTYPTIYAQRFPTPESEAAVVTLKPKERKPSKSGPLNRLKGLRL